Within Syngnathus scovelli strain Florida chromosome 22, RoL_Ssco_1.2, whole genome shotgun sequence, the genomic segment ACGCCCTTCCGGGTCTGGCCTGCTCGCCGCAGGTCTACAGCACACCCAAACACTACGTCCGCTTCTCCTCGCCCTTCCTGGCCAACCGCAGTCCCACCGCCCCCGGCATCCCCACCGGGAGACGGCGCTCCAGAGAAGTGCCCGAAACGCCTCCGACTACCGGCTCCTGCAAGAAGGTGGGGGCCGTCGTCGTTGCCGGCCTTCGATTTAGTCTGTGTCAAACCGGACGACTCACACTTCCTTCTTCTTTTGCAGCGATGGTTAAAGCAGGCACTGGAGGAGGAGGGGTCCACCAGTCCAGCCAGGAGACCCAGTCTCTTCATGCCCAGCGAAGGTCCTCTCAGCCCGCCCATTAACGGAGACTCGGACAGCCCCCTCCCCTACAACGGTTCCTGCTCACTGCCCGGTACCGCTTGTAATCGGCGACCTCGCCCGACGAGCAAGAACGACCCGCGTGACGCCCGTTACTTTCTTTCAGAGTTGCCCACGCCTTTGAAAAAGCGCCGCTTGAGCCCCCTGGACGCCTGCATGTCGGAGAGCTCCACGCCGTACGGCTCCCCTTGCGCCACGCCCACTCGGACCGAGCAGTCGGAGACATCGGCGCCACCCGCGCTAACGGCCACGCCGCCGCGGCCTCGAGCCGAGGAGTCGCCGGCGGAGCATTTCGCCAGCACACCAACGCAAACGCCACAGGAGGTAAATGAGCATTTGGGGTTGAAAGAAAATCTTTTGCAATGGGCATCCCTGACATATTTCTTCCTCTCGACAGAGCGACTCTTCAACGGAAAGCTCGCCGGACTTTAGCACGAAAGCAAATTTGTCGGAGGTCAGCAACCCGGCAGATCGGCCTCCTTCGTTGATGCCGTCTCCCTCCGTTCGGACGCCGAGCTCCGACGGTCTCCCGCCCGACGCCAAGACGTCAGTGCCTGACagtccgccgccgccaccgccgcccccCGTTGTCGAGTGCGCCGCCGACTTAGCGGAGGACCGGCCAGATGGCGTGACGGCGGAGGCCGGCGGCAGCGAGTCTTCCTCCTCTGCCGAAACGTGCGCTTCCGCCTCCTTCCCCGGCTGGATCAAGAGTCCGGAGAGGTGCCCGACGACGCCGTCTGCCGGCCTCAGCTTCTCCCCCGTCAACTCCAACCTAAGGGACCTCACCCCCTCGCACACCCTGGAGCCCCTGCCGGCTCCTTTCAGACCCGACGCTGCTGCGGGACCTGCGGTAGCGgcgtcagccagccagccggtttTCGCCGAGGGCCAGGGGCCGCTCTTCTACCCCTGCGCCGAAGACGCCGGCTCGGCCGGCTTCTCGCGCTCGCTCAACGGCGGCGGCGACGAGACGGGCGGCTCTGCGCAAAATCCCCCGCAGAAGAAGAAGGTGAGCTTGTAAGGTGCAACGTCGCCCTCTTGTGCTTTGCCATGACACCTgtactcaacaccgcacgtgcgTCTGTCTTCAAGGTCTCCCTGCTGGAATACAGAAAGCGACAGCGCGAAGCTCGCCGCAGCGGCTCCAAGATGGACTGCGGCTCGCCCATGTCCACCGTGCTCCCTTTGAGCATGGATGGGTTCCCAGTCGTCGCCATGGAAACCAGCAGCGAGGCTTCCttgcctccgccgccgccgcctcctcctccgcctccccctccctcttccGCAGCCCTCAGCAGCGGCAAGGAGCCGCAGACCACGGAGGAGTGTGAGAGCGCGGGAGAGAGGGAAGGAGGAGAGGTCCAATGGTAGGCTGCAGATGACGTCACGACATCTGCTCTCTTTGTCTTTGGCTTAACGGATGTTTTCTGGGCAGGACGTCATCCACGTCTGTGGAACAGGCTCGCGAGCGGAGCTACCACAGAGCTTTGCTGCTCAGCAAAGACAAAGACGCAGGTGAGACCTTGCCAAGGAAAGTCATCCATCATAGATTAAGACAACGTCCTGCTGCGAGTCATTGACATTCCCCCATTAATGTTGCTAACTGCCTGTATTCATGCTCTGAAatgaagctaaaaaaaaaaagtcttaccaGACTGTCTGCATTTGTTACTGTTGTTCAAGATGGTGACGCCGAGGGAGGTGAGACACCGACGCCGAGGGACTGTCCATCTCCTGGACCTCAAAAGACACCGACTCATGCAGTAAGTCCTCACCACAGTATGTGGCACTTTTTTAtagatcaatttttttttttttttttggtccaactGGTTTCTGACGCTTCTCTTTCTTCCTCCCAGCCGGGCTCTCCCGGTCCAGTCTGTTCTGTCATAGCCTCCGGCTGGAAAGAGGAAGACAGCGACGGTCCGCCTCGAGCGGCCAACCAGCCCCTGCAGCTGCCCATCAAGTCCAAATCCACGCCCGCCACCCCGAGCAAGCTgcacccgccgccgccgccctctTCCCCCGTGCACTACCCAGGGCCGGCCCTCCTCCACGTGCAGCCTCAGGGCTCGCCCTACCGCAGCCAGCGGGCGCTCTTCTCCTCCCAGTCCCAGAACCAAACGGCAGGCCAGGCCCCGGCGCCTTCGTTCGTGCAGTACAATGCGCAAGccgccccgccgccgccgcccccaccTCCTCCGCCGGCACCACCCGCCTCCACGGCCTACTTCCCCGCTCAGACTGCCTCCCCGGCGGGCCCCTTCTCGGGATTCAAAGCGGCGGTGACACCCTCCTACTCTCCGGGCTCTCAGGCTCTGATACAAACTCTTCCCCACAGCGTGCACTATCAGACCTCGGGTGCCCCGCCGCCGCCCCCTCCGCCGCCCCCGCACCCTATGCCCAGCCCGGCCCTGCTGCACGTCAACTTGCAGCCCGCCCCCATCCAGCAGATCATGCTGACCGCCGCCCCCACGTTGACACAGGGCCAGTCCTCGgctcagcagcagcaacagccgcCCCTGTCCCTCACCCCGCCGCCGCCTCCACCCCCGCCCCCGCCTAACCCTTCGGGCGGCGCCCAGATGCAGCCCCACCACTTTCCAAACTTGGCGGGCTTTCAGACAACATTGCTCGCCAACCCCTCGGTGCCCCCGTCCGCGTACCCCCCGTCCCTTCAGCAAAGCGGactgccaccgccgccgccaccgcccccGCAACAGACTCAGCAAGGCTCAGCTCCGTCCGCCGCCTCCCAGCTGCCGGCCGGAGCCCGCGGAGGCCCCGCCTCCTCCGCGCCCTTTCACACTTCGGGTTACCTGAGCACAGGGTGGCACTGAACTCTGCCTAAGCAGGATTTGGGGATGAGGGTCAGGTTGTAAAACAATGGAAATTGTTGGGAAATTTCCGTGGGATAAGGGAATCTTTCTATGTATGTTAATGGCAATTCATTTGAAAAAAGTTTCAAAATCAAGCGTTCATTTTGTATTGCTCTAAAAGAGACAGACATCCATGCAAATGAATAGCTCTCCCACATAACAGTATATgcgcagatttatttatttatttatttgacttttggTTCCCACCACAACCGATTGCAGCTCATCGTTTTGTTGTAGTTCCGATAATTCAAAACTGTCATTTAAGTCTTGAGCCAAATTTCACTTGATCACATTCCGTCTTTAGTCCCACAAATTCCCATGGAAATCTTCCCACATTTCCATCATTTTGCAACCCCAAACACGGAACGGGGCACTGTAGATATGTTTTCTATGGCCAGTGGAAAAACATGATTGTTGGATAAAAgggtat encodes:
- the kmt2e gene encoding inactive histone-lysine N-methyltransferase 2E; protein product: MSIVIPAGVDTAADASYLDMAAGSEPESVEASPVVVEKSSYPHQIYSSSSSHHSHSYIGLPYADHNYGARPPPTPPASPPPSMLIRQGDGGLFVPGGQDEASTGTTLSTSEDGSYGADITRCICGFTHDDGYMICCDKCSAWQHIDCMGIDRQNIPETYLCERCQPRHLDRERAILLQTRKRECLSVDGDTSATESGDEVPLELYSTFQHTPTTITLTTGRLGNKQVDKKRKKSVEKDAPASSARAKKAFREGSRKSSRVKGAAPEQDPTEHPALWENKIKTWMERYEEASSNQYSEDVQVLLRVKEQGDGKSLAYNTHPASFKPPVESQIQKNKKILKAVRDLAPDSLIIEYRGKFMLRQQFEANGYFFKRPYPFVLFYSKFDGLEMCVDARSFGNEARFIRRSCTPNAEVRHVIEDGMLHLYIYSLRPIGKGAEITIGFDYDYGSCKYKVDCACVKGNPECPVLKHNQEPTENLGSGGRRRNSRKDKDPGREDLSQNQNLGVDCEGKSKSVGDCKQRKLSPLRLSISNNQDPDLFEDLEDKTSVSNEVEMESDEQIAERRKKMTREERKMEAILQAFARMEKREKRREQALERIGSVKPELGGRSDIKEEPPATPEAADSPSLVQPPLQEVKEEPGLKPAKVKGSRNRKSFSRNRTHIGQQRRRARTISTCSDLAPGSPVEPIEPLNTEPLEGEPPSAPEPETVAAQPPDASPPHSNSPAPERNRPGSKSFKTKKHFVSEWVGEKQPDGSAARTPEPAPERPLRISSDPEVLATQLNALPGLACSPQVYSTPKHYVRFSSPFLANRSPTAPGIPTGRRRSREVPETPPTTGSCKKRWLKQALEEEGSTSPARRPSLFMPSEGPLSPPINGDSDSPLPYNGSCSLPELPTPLKKRRLSPLDACMSESSTPYGSPCATPTRTEQSETSAPPALTATPPRPRAEESPAEHFASTPTQTPQESDSSTESSPDFSTKANLSEVSNPADRPPSLMPSPSVRTPSSDGLPPDAKTSVPDSPPPPPPPPVVECAADLAEDRPDGVTAEAGGSESSSSAETCASASFPGWIKSPERCPTTPSAGLSFSPVNSNLRDLTPSHTLEPLPAPFRPDAAAGPAVAASASQPVFAEGQGPLFYPCAEDAGSAGFSRSLNGGGDETGGSAQNPPQKKKVSLLEYRKRQREARRSGSKMDCGSPMSTVLPLSMDGFPVVAMETSSEASLPPPPPPPPPPPPPSSAALSSGKEPQTTEECESAGEREGGEVQWTSSTSVEQARERSYHRALLLSKDKDADGDAEGGETPTPRDCPSPGPQKTPTHAPGSPGPVCSVIASGWKEEDSDGPPRAANQPLQLPIKSKSTPATPSKLHPPPPPSSPVHYPGPALLHVQPQGSPYRSQRALFSSQSQNQTAGQAPAPSFVQYNAQAAPPPPPPPPPPAPPASTAYFPAQTASPAGPFSGFKAAVTPSYSPGSQALIQTLPHSVHYQTSGAPPPPPPPPPHPMPSPALLHVNLQPAPIQQIMLTAAPTLTQGQSSAQQQQQPPLSLTPPPPPPPPPPNPSGGAQMQPHHFPNLAGFQTTLLANPSVPPSAYPPSLQQSGLPPPPPPPPQQTQQGSAPSAASQLPAGARGGPASSAPFHTSGYLSTGWH